The proteins below come from a single Chrysoperla carnea chromosome 1, inChrCarn1.1, whole genome shotgun sequence genomic window:
- the LOC123295985 gene encoding uncharacterized protein LOC123295985, whose product MAEILEVTNVPEYGNVITGLEYHNHQAYNSSKFESSDESRICIQSQDLYTLPSESVLNIEGQVTDDDATNAASFISNAISFMFHEIRYEIGGKVIDVINNVGIVSIKNYLSLNENQSKALENAGFGENFKKNASGYFNVRIPLKMYMGFFEDYPKILVNMKQEIVIVRANDDINCFTTTAATSKPKIKINKLEWCVPYVKVSDKMRVKLYNLVNQNDDLRLWFRSMECLLIPELPLTDRHVWSVKTSVECPNYAVICFQTNRDRNILKDSSQFDHCNITNLKVYLNGEAYPYVNLNLNYTNNQTALLYEMYCNFQKSYYRRSITEPLLDKETFINKSPLFVIDCSKHPESLKSTTVDLRVEFEASVNFPAKTRAYCIVFHDRLFKYNPLTNIVNRVV is encoded by the coding sequence ATGGCAGAAATACTAGAAGTGACCAATGTACCTGAGTACGGTAATGTTATTACAGGACTAGAGTATCACAACCACCAAGCTTATAATTCATCGAAATTCGAATCAAGCGATGAGAGTAGAATTTGCATTCAATCACAAGACTTGTACACATTACCAAGtgaaagtgttttaaatatcGAAGGTCAAGTGACTGATGATGATGCTACAAATGCAGCCAGCTTCATATCGAATGCTATATCATTTATGTTTCATGAAATTCGTTATGAAATTGGTGGTAAGGTAATTGATGTGATTAATAACGTAGGCATCGTTAgcataaaaaactatctatccCTAAACGAAAATCAAAGTAAAGCTTTAGAAAATGCTGGCtttggtgaaaattttaaaaagaatgctTCTGGTTACTTCAATGTTCGTATTccattgaaaatgtatatgggtttttttgaagattatccTAAAATTCTCGTAAACATGAAGCAAGAAATCGTTATTGTTCGTGcaaatgatgatattaattgttttaccaCAACTGCCGCAACAAGcaaacctaaaattaaaatcaacaaattagaATGGTGTGTTCCATACGTTAAAGTGTCTGATAAAATGCGAGTCAAATTATACAACTTAGTcaatcaaaatgatgatttgagGTTATGGTTTCGATCAATGGAATGTCTACTTATACCAGAACTACCATTAACTGATAGACATGTATGGAGTGTTAAAACTAGTGTAGAATGTCCTAACTACGCTGTTATCTGTTTCCAAACAAATCGTGACCGCAACATTTTAAAAGATTCCAGTCAGTTTGACCATTGTaacataacaaatttgaaagtcTATTTAAATGGTGAAGCCTACCCATATGTGAATTTGAATCTAAATTACACAAACAATCAAACAGCGTTACTGTATGAAAtgtattgtaattttcaaaaatcgtactATAGACGCTCTATAACAGAACCATTGCTAGATAAagaaacgtttataaataaatcacctCTATTTGTCATTGACTGTTCGAAGCACCCAGAGTCACTTAAATCTACAACAGTGGACTTGCGCGTTGAGTTTGAAGCTAGTGTTAATTTCCCAGCTAAAACGCGTGCGTATTGTATAGTGTTCCAtgatcgattatttaaatacaatccaCTTACGAATATTGTGAATAGAGTAGTTTAA
- the LOC123295994 gene encoding uncharacterized protein LOC123295994, producing MAEILEVTNVPEYDNVITGLEYHNHQAYNSSKFESSDESRICIQSQDLYTLPSESVLNIEGQVTDDDDTNTASFISNAISFMFHEIRYEIGGKVIDVINNVGIVSTIKNYLSLNQNQSKALENAGFGENFKKNAAGYFNVRIPLKMYMGFFEDYPKILVNMKQEIVIVRANDDINCFTSTVATSKPKIKINKLEWCVPYVKVSDKMRVELYNLVNQNDDLRLWFRSMECLLIPELPLTDRHVWSVKTSVECPNYAVICFQTNRDRNILKDSSQFDHCNITNLKVYLNGEAYPYVNLNLNYTNNQTALLYEMYCNFQKSYYRRSITEPLLDKETFINKSPLFVIDCSKHPESLKSTTVDLRVEFEASVNFPAKTRAYCIVFHDRLFKYNPLTNIVNRVV from the coding sequence atggCAGAAATACTAGAAGTGACCAATGTACCTGAGTACGATAATGTTATTACAGGACTAGAGTATCACAACCACCAAGCTTATAATTCATCGAAATTTGAATCAAGCGATGAGAGTAGAATTTGCATTCAATCACAAGACTTGTACACATTACCAAGtgaaagtgttttaaatatcGAAGGTCAAGTGactgatgatgatgatacaaATACAGCCAGCTTCATATCGAATGCTATATCATTTATGTTTCATGAAATTCGTTATGAAATTGGTGGTAAGGTAATTGATGTGATTAATAACGTAGGCATCGTTAGcactataaaaaactatctatccctaaatcaaaatcaaagtaAAGCTTTAGAGAATGCTGGCtttggtgaaaattttaaaaagaatgctGCTGGTTACTTCAATGTTCGTATTccattgaaaatgtatatgggtttttttgaagattatccTAAAATTCTCGTAAACATGAAACAAGAAATCGTTATTGTTCGTGcaaatgatgatattaattgttttacctCAACTGTCGCAACAAGcaaacctaaaattaaaatcaacaaattagaATGGTGTGTTCCATACGTTAAAGTGTCTGATAAAATGCGAGTCGAATTATACAACTTAGTcaatcaaaatgatgatttgagGTTATGGTTTCGATCAATGGAATGTCTACTTATACCAGAACTACCATTAACTGATAGACATGTATGGAGTGTTAAAACTAGTGTAGAATGTCCTAACTACGCTGTTATCTGTTTCCAAACAAATCGTGACCGCAACATTTTAAAAGATTCCAGTCAGTTTGACCATTGTaacataacaaatttgaaagtcTATTTAAATGGTGAAGCCTACCCATATGTGAATTTGAAtctaaattacacaaataatcAAACAGCGTTACTGTATGAAATGTattgcaattttcaaaaatcgtactATAGACGCTCTATAACAGAACCATTGCTAGATAAagaaacgtttataaataaatcacctCTATTTGTCATTGACTGTTCGAAGCACCCAGAGTCACTTAAATCTACAACAGTGGACTTGCGCGTTGAGTTTGAAGCTAGTGTTAATTTCCCAGCTAAAACGCGTGCGTATTGTATAGTGTTCCAtgatcgattatttaaatacaatccaCTTACGAATATTGTGAATAGAGTAGTTTAA